One Candidatus Nitrososphaera evergladensis SR1 genomic window, GGCGTTTGCTCCGTCACTTGTCCTCAGAGTCAGGTCCATGATTATCTTGCTTCCAAGGAACCCCTCGCTTGACATCCAGTAATAGCTGTTGCGCGAGTCGCCAAGGAAATCGGTGTATTCAGTCGTGCCCGCCACGGACTCGAACTCGTACGGGGCTTCCATGCCTATTGCGCCAGTCTTCATGCCGCGCTTTAGCATCTTTATGCGCTCGTCCATCGTGCGCTTTGTCTCTTCGCTTCCGCCGACGTCTAATTGATAGCTTTTGCTGACGTGCACGCCCCGCTCTACCATAAAGTCGATCATGCCTTTGTGAAAGGCCGTCCCGCCAAACTGACTGAGGAGGTCATCGCCGGCAAGCACCAGCTTTTTTTGCGCAAACTTGGCCGCAAGCGGAGAATTTGCAAGTTTTGCCGGAGTCGCGTTGACAAACGACGCGCCCGCCTTTAATGCGGCTCTGGCGTATTCTGCAGATGACTTGTCCATGCCTGACGATATCAGGTTCAGGACAATGTCGGCACGAGAATCTTCAAGCGCCCTTGCAAAATCTGGTGGGCTGGTTGTCGCAGGTTTCTGCCCATCATAAGCGTTGTCAAGCGCAAGCCCCGCATCGACAGACACCTTGGATGAAACTTCGCAGTACTTTTTCGTGCTTGAAGTTGCAACCTCTGCAAGCGGCCTGCCGACCTTGGCTGGATTGACATCAAAGGCGGCAACTATTTTCACGTTTGAAGGGTGAAAGCCTGCCACCTTTTGGTGCCACAGGCCGACAGCGTTCTTTGAATTGTTGCTACTACTATTGCCATAATATTGTACACCCTGGACAAAAGTTGCTCCTACATTGCCTACGCCAATGACGGCAACCCTGATGTCTGCCATTTGTGAGGCAATAAAGTAGGTGAAGATTTAATCTTTTGCTGGCTTCGTTACTGGACCCTGGCGCACCTTCATGTCAATTCTGCCTATCATGTCGATCATGGCAGCTTTGTTGGCGTTGAGGTATTCCTGGCCCCTGTCGCGAAGTTTGATCTGCGCAAGCCTCAGGTCGCGGTGCTCCTCAAAGAACTGCTCTATCATGGCGCTTCCGTGCTTGGCAGGACTTATCAGCTCGTCAAAACACTGCTTGGTTGCTTCCAGGTCGCCGTGCTCAACTGCCTCTTTGGCCTTGCCGAGGACCTCGCTGATGTCCTTGAGCTGCTGTACGGGGGCAGACACTTGTTTTTCCTTGCCAAACAGGCCGACGCGCTTTGTGACGCCGATCTTGGCGGCGATGTCTCTTGTAATCTCGTAGTACTCCTCCATGCCGGTGATGTTGCGCTTTTCCCTCTTTGTCAGCAAGCCCTTCATTGTCAGCCTCATTATCGCGTCTTCGACTTCGATCTTGTCGATGCCGGTCAGCCAGACAATCTTGCCGACATAGTCGTAGCCCTGCCTGATCGATTCTAGGACGACAACTTCGATAATCCTGCGAAATCCTTCTTCTGCGCGGGCGTTTTCAAAGTCTCTGTCCTTGACTGCCTTGCGCGCGTTTGCAATGTCTATTTCAATAGAACGCTTTAACGATTCAAGGCCCTCGTCAACCTTGCCTGATAATGTAAGATAGCAGGCCCTGTTGTACCACGCCATGCCGTCGTTTGGGTCGATGTCTATTGCCTTTTCGCAGCATTCAATGGCCTTCTCGTGGTTCTTTAGCTTGTAGTACGCCAGGCCCTTGAGGTTCCACGCCTCTGCGTTGTTGACGTCGACTTCAAGCGCCCTGTCGTAGGAAGAAATTGCAACGGTGTATTCGCTCATATGAAAGTGCGCGTATCCTTTCTTGACCCACGCGTCTACGTACTTGGGGTCGATCCTAAGCGCCAGCTCAAAGCACCTTACGGCGTCGAGCATCTTGTCGTTGGACATGTAGTTCTGTCCCTTCTTGAACAGGTCGCGCTTTTGGAATTCAGCGTCTGAGTAATTCGGAACCTGCTCGCGCTCGGAACGGGCTTCCTCGTCCTTTTTGCTGCTACTATTGCCCTTTCCAAAGAATCTGCCCATCAATCTAAGCTGACCCAGATCGAAGATAAATAGATTATGACTGCAGAAAACTCGAATCTAATTTTATCACGAAAATCGTTGCAGGCGCCAGAAACTAGCAAAAACTGGCGGAAATTGTCTAGGAAAGATTATGATAAATATCTTATAGAATAGTCCTGTGCCGCTTTTCGGCGCGTTACGGGAAAGAGAAAATGCATCCACACACGTGCGCACACATACACATCTCTGCATCCGTGTTTTTGTGTGTGCGTCACCTACTCCCTGCCGAGCGGCAGGCAATCGAGAATATATTATCTTGCGGTCCTGACACACAAAAAAGGCGCTCTGTTGCAAATACGTGTTCCATTGCAGAGTGAGAAAGTTGCCCCTAAACACATTCTGGAATCAGAGTTGTCTATTTATACTCAACATGCGCGATCTGCTATACATGGCCGAGGCAAAAGACAGGATCGAGTTCAAGATGCTGGAACACGAGAGCGTCGGCGACGACACGGTATCCTTCAAGCTCGAGGACGGCACTATCGTCAAGGTAAAGGTGTCGCTAGAACGCGTCGGGATTGCTACCAACTATAGAAACCCTGATGGCACGCCGCACTACGCGGTCAACTCGGCAGTCAAGGTCTACATTATACCCGCTGACAAGCGTTTCACGATGCCAAAAAATCAGGTGTCCGGCGCCGCAGCGCCGCAAGAGCGGCCCTCGCCAAGCCACATCACATAACCCGGCGGCAAATCAAAACTTTAAATCGGCTACGCAATACACGCTTTTTACCAAAAATGCAGAAACTTGCACTTGTCAAGCTGGGAGGCTCTGTCATCACCTTCAAGGACAAGGCACTTACAGCAAACACTGGCGCAATAGATGGCATATCCGGCGCACTTGTACAGCTTGACATGCCTGTCATTGTTGTCCACGGCGGGGGGTCTTTTGGCCACCACTGGTCTGTGCAGTACGACATGCACACCAAGCCTGCGCCCTACGACCCGCACGGAGTGGCCGTGGTGCACGAATCGATGATTGCGTTAAACCAGATAATCGTAAATTCCATGATAAAGGCAGGCGCAAACCCGTACGCCGTTGCACCCTGCATGTTCACGACGGGCCATAAAGCGATTGCAGCAAAGGTAAGGCAGCTGTACGAAATGGCCAAGGCAAACAACGTAATCCCTGTCACGTTTGGCGACGTGGTCCACATGGGCGGCCGGAAATACTCTATTCTTTCCGGCGACGCGCTGATGTCCATCATCGCAAAGGTGCTAAAGCCGTCAAGGGTCATATTTGCCACCAACGTCGACGGCATTTACCGGGACATGAAGACGAGGGAACTCGTACAGGAGCTAAAGTCGGCAAGGCGGAATGGTGATCCCGTGGAGTTCTCAAAGACGGCCGGCGCCGACGTGACGGGCGGCATGCAGCGCAAGGTAAGGGAAGCATTTAAGATTGCATCTATGGGTATGGATGTCGTGCTGGTAAATGGGCTTTATCCTGAGCGCATAGTCCAGGCGGCGCACGGCGAGGTTCAAACAGGCACCGTAGTAGTAAAGAAGGGGAGGAAATAACAACAGTTGCCCGACGCCGACGTGCCTTCTGACATTGAAATAATAAAGCAGCGCAAAAAAGACGGAATAGACATTCCTCTGCAAAAAGACGTGCAGGCCCGCGCGACATCGACGTATCTCGAATACGTAAAACTGGTGCACAACGCGCTCCCGGAGCTTGACTATGACGACATCGACCTTTCGACCACGTTTCTAGGCCACAGGTTTTCTGCGCCGTTGATAATCGACTCGATGACCGGCGGCACCGACGAGGCGACCGTTATAAACGGCAGGCTGGGCGAGCTGGCAGAAAAGTACGGCCTTGGCATGGGACTTGGAAGCCAGCGCGCAGGACTGAAAAGCGAGGAGCTGGCATCCACTTATTCGGTTGCAAGAAAGAACGCGCCAAACGCGTTTTTGATAGCAAACATTGGAGGCGCGCAGCTGGCCAAGGGACTGTCTGTCGATGACGCAAGAAAGATTGTCAGGATGATACGGGCAAACGCGCTCGTCGTCCACCTTAACCCGTTGCAAGAGCTGGTGCAGCCAGAGGGCGAGCCCCGCTATAGGGGCGTCTATGCAAAGATTGTAGAGCTTGTCAAGAGCATGGACGTGCCGGTGATTGTCAAGGAAGTGGGGGCAGGCATCTCGCGTGAAGTCGCAATAAAACTGGAAATGGCCGGCGTCTCTGCGATAAATGTCGCTGGATCTGGAGGGACAAGCTGGGCCGGTGTGGAAAAGCTGCGCGCAGACATGGTTAAGGATCGCAAAAAGGCGCGCCTTGGCGAGATGTTCTGGGACTGGGGCATACCAACTGCCGCAAGCCTAATTGAAGCGCGGAAAGCCGTCAAAGTTCCGCTTGTCGCGTCGGGCGGGCTCAGAAACGGCCTTGAAGTCGCAAAATGCGTCGCGCTTGGAGCGAGCATGTCTGCGATGGCGTATCCATTCCTAAAAGCCGCGGCGCAGTCGAGGGAGGCGCTTTTCGAGTTTGCAGACTCTGTTCTGGCAGAACTTCAAAGCGCGATGTTCCTT contains:
- a CDS encoding isopentenyl phosphate kinase, whose translation is MQKLALVKLGGSVITFKDKALTANTGAIDGISGALVQLDMPVIVVHGGGSFGHHWSVQYDMHTKPAPYDPHGVAVVHESMIALNQIIVNSMIKAGANPYAVAPCMFTTGHKAIAAKVRQLYEMAKANNVIPVTFGDVVHMGGRKYSILSGDALMSIIAKVLKPSRVIFATNVDGIYRDMKTRELVQELKSARRNGDPVEFSKTAGADVTGGMQRKVREAFKIASMGMDVVLVNGLYPERIVQAAHGEVQTGTVVVKKGRK
- the fni gene encoding type 2 isopentenyl-diphosphate Delta-isomerase, with product MPDADVPSDIEIIKQRKKDGIDIPLQKDVQARATSTYLEYVKLVHNALPELDYDDIDLSTTFLGHRFSAPLIIDSMTGGTDEATVINGRLGELAEKYGLGMGLGSQRAGLKSEELASTYSVARKNAPNAFLIANIGGAQLAKGLSVDDARKIVRMIRANALVVHLNPLQELVQPEGEPRYRGVYAKIVELVKSMDVPVIVKEVGAGISREVAIKLEMAGVSAINVAGSGGTSWAGVEKLRADMVKDRKKARLGEMFWDWGIPTAASLIEARKAVKVPLVASGGLRNGLEVAKCVALGASMSAMAYPFLKAAAQSREALFEFADSVLAELQSAMFLVGAANVRALASSRYILTGALAQEVSRA
- a CDS encoding tetratricopeptide repeat protein yields the protein MGRFFGKGNSSSKKDEEARSEREQVPNYSDAEFQKRDLFKKGQNYMSNDKMLDAVRCFELALRIDPKYVDAWVKKGYAHFHMSEYTVAISSYDRALEVDVNNAEAWNLKGLAYYKLKNHEKAIECCEKAIDIDPNDGMAWYNRACYLTLSGKVDEGLESLKRSIEIDIANARKAVKDRDFENARAEEGFRRIIEVVVLESIRQGYDYVGKIVWLTGIDKIEVEDAIMRLTMKGLLTKREKRNITGMEEYYEITRDIAAKIGVTKRVGLFGKEKQVSAPVQQLKDISEVLGKAKEAVEHGDLEATKQCFDELISPAKHGSAMIEQFFEEHRDLRLAQIKLRDRGQEYLNANKAAMIDMIGRIDMKVRQGPVTKPAKD